A genomic segment from Variovorax paradoxus B4 encodes:
- a CDS encoding methyl-accepting chemotaxis protein: MKNLKIGTRLGIGFALVLALMACIAGIGVFRLQGVGDAVQEMVQRSLVKERLAANWLLNTSSNSVRTFALVKSNDAEVQEYLQKHMSKTSAGISETQTKLEAMLDSPEEQAISAGIKEKRSQYVGLRNSILKLKAEGKQDEAARLTNDKLVPMLEVYDASIRGMLTHQAERIDKAADAVESLNRAGRMNVIVLAVAALLLGAVLAWLLTRSITRPLTEAVRVAQTVADGDLTSRIESSSRDETGQLMLALKNMNASLAKVVSGVRQGTDAIATASGEIAAGNQDLSSRTEEQASSLEQTAASMEELTSTVKQNADNARQANQLALSASEVAVKGGNVVGQVVDTMASINASSKKIVDIIGVIDGIAFQTNILALNAAVEAARAGEQGRGFAVVASEVRNLAQRSGAAAKEIKGLIDDSVGKVDVGSALVGEAGKTMAEIVGSVKRVTDIIGEITAASQEQSTGIEQVNQAIAQMDQVTQQNAALVEEAAAAAQSMQEQAASLVEAVSVFRLDGQPRQATPALRQTSPVHYHAPEVAPI; this comes from the coding sequence ATGAAGAACCTGAAGATCGGCACGCGGCTTGGCATCGGTTTTGCGCTGGTACTCGCGCTCATGGCGTGCATCGCGGGCATCGGCGTGTTCCGTCTGCAGGGCGTGGGCGACGCGGTACAGGAGATGGTGCAGCGCTCGCTCGTGAAAGAGCGCCTGGCCGCCAACTGGCTGCTGAACACCAGCAGCAACAGCGTGCGCACCTTCGCATTGGTCAAGAGCAACGACGCGGAAGTGCAGGAGTACCTGCAGAAGCACATGAGCAAGACCAGTGCGGGCATTTCAGAGACGCAGACCAAACTCGAGGCGATGCTGGATTCGCCCGAGGAGCAGGCGATCAGTGCCGGCATCAAGGAGAAGCGCAGCCAGTACGTGGGCCTGCGCAATTCCATCCTCAAGCTCAAGGCCGAAGGCAAGCAGGACGAGGCGGCCCGGCTCACGAACGACAAGCTGGTGCCGATGCTCGAGGTCTACGACGCGAGCATCCGCGGCATGCTGACGCACCAGGCAGAGCGGATCGACAAGGCCGCCGACGCCGTGGAAAGCCTGAACCGCGCGGGCCGCATGAACGTGATCGTGCTGGCCGTGGCCGCGCTGCTGCTCGGCGCCGTGCTGGCATGGCTCCTGACCCGGAGCATCACGCGTCCGCTGACCGAGGCCGTGCGCGTGGCGCAGACCGTGGCGGACGGCGATCTCACCAGCCGCATCGAATCGTCGTCCCGCGACGAGACGGGCCAGCTGATGCTGGCATTGAAGAACATGAATGCGAGCCTTGCCAAGGTGGTCAGCGGCGTGCGCCAGGGCACCGACGCGATCGCCACCGCCTCGGGCGAGATCGCCGCTGGCAACCAGGACCTGTCTTCCAGAACGGAGGAGCAGGCGAGTTCGCTGGAGCAGACGGCCGCGTCGATGGAAGAACTCACGAGCACCGTGAAGCAGAACGCCGACAACGCACGGCAGGCCAACCAGCTGGCCTTGTCGGCCTCCGAAGTGGCAGTGAAGGGCGGCAACGTCGTGGGCCAGGTGGTGGACACCATGGCCTCCATCAATGCGTCCTCGAAAAAGATCGTCGACATCATCGGCGTGATCGACGGCATCGCGTTCCAGACCAACATCCTGGCGCTGAACGCGGCCGTGGAAGCCGCGCGTGCCGGCGAACAGGGCAGAGGTTTTGCGGTCGTGGCCTCCGAAGTGAGAAACCTCGCGCAGCGCTCGGGCGCAGCGGCCAAGGAAATCAAGGGCCTGATCGACGACTCGGTCGGCAAGGTCGACGTGGGCAGCGCGCTCGTCGGCGAAGCCGGCAAGACGATGGCCGAGATCGTGGGCAGCGTCAAACGTGTGACCGACATCATCGGCGAGATCACCGCGGCCAGCCAGGAGCAGAGCACGGGCATCGAGCAGGTGAACCAGGCGATTGCGCAGATGGACCAGGTGACGCAGCAGAACGCGGCGCTGGTGGAAGAGGCGGCCGCCGCGGCGCAGTCGATGCAGGAGCAGGCCGCGAGCCTGGTGGAGGCCGTGAGCGTGTTCAGGCTGGACGGCCAGCCGCGCCAAGCCACACCCGCCTTGCGGCAAACCAGCCCCGTTCATTACCACGCGCCGGAGGTGGCGCCAATCTGA
- a CDS encoding chemotaxis protein CheW, which yields MNTTSQQTTDSRHTAPSRPGRPLEFLSFTLGQEEYGIDIQKVQELRGYDAVTRIANAPEYIKGVVNLRGIIVPIIDMRIKFKLGTPSYDQFTVVIVLNIGGRVVGMVVDSVSDVITLSAEQIKPAPEMGSVLDTDYLIGLGTLDERMLILVDIDKLMSSDEMGLVEKVV from the coding sequence ATGAACACAACATCCCAACAAACCACCGACAGCCGCCACACCGCCCCGTCACGGCCCGGCCGGCCGCTGGAATTTCTTTCCTTCACGCTGGGCCAGGAGGAATACGGCATCGACATCCAGAAGGTGCAGGAGCTGCGCGGCTACGACGCGGTGACGCGCATTGCGAATGCGCCGGAATACATCAAGGGCGTGGTGAACCTGCGCGGGATCATCGTTCCGATCATCGACATGCGCATCAAGTTCAAGCTGGGCACGCCGAGCTACGACCAGTTCACGGTGGTGATCGTGCTGAACATCGGTGGGCGCGTGGTGGGCATGGTGGTGGACAGCGTGTCGGACGTGATCACCTTGAGCGCGGAGCAGATCAAGCCGGCGCCGGAGATGGGCTCGGTGCTGGACACCGACTACCTGATCGGGCTGGGCACGCTGGACGAGCGGATGCTGATCCTGGTGGACATCGACAAGCTGATGTCCAGCGACGAGATGGGCCTGGTCGAGAAGGTCGTCTGA